A window of Acropora muricata isolate sample 2 chromosome 6, ASM3666990v1, whole genome shotgun sequence genomic DNA:
ATGGAACCCTTCACTTTTTGAATTGCATTGTACATCTTGAAAAAAGTCTGGCTAACCTTTCTCAAGTTGTTCCCTTTATTTTCTGTTCTAAGGCCTTATACCTTATACATAGTATATTCTCCTTCCTGAAAGTGGTATGTGAATAAACAGGTGACATTGTAGCGCTAATTtggtaaaaaatgtttgtgtTCCTGTGACAGTGCCCTTTTAAATATCCAGAGCACCACTGCTTCACTGTTGGCTTCTACTGGTTAAGAGTTGACAGAAAAACCGGTTTTCAAATGGGtcatgaaaaaccaaaacaaaagcaatttctCGGACCAATTACAACAGGAGCAAGCAGcgcaatcaaccaatcagaattcctagcaactACTTGTAACTtggtcaaagcgcgggaaaaaaatcattgtttgaaaaactggggcGATGTTTTTTGGCCAATCACTGAGCGAAGCAATCACAATCACGTtataactttcgacagtcatttgaaaacaggcGCTACGTTACCTTGATAGAGGTACACTTGGGGTAGTTTCTAGGTTCGGCGAAAAATGATAGATCGAGGGAAATACACACGTTGTGTGAAACTGGGAGGTCGGGGCTCTCCTCGCTTCGCATGCCCTCTAAGTCTCGCAACGCGAATTTCGCCCGCGCCGTTATTTTTCGTCGAAATTTGAGACACTCGCAGTCTGTGATGGAGTACAGTACTCCCTTGTTTCCTCTGTAAGATAGCCAATTTTATTGCGCAGGTATCCAGTCTCAATTTATTTAAGCAAACCCAGCAAGTAGCTGAAGTTATTCAGTgctctcttttattttacttgtAGCCTGACGTTTCGGATGTTGCAATAAGTACTTCTCAAGATGTATATTGTAACGTACGAAACGTCAAGTTGCAAGTAAACTTTCCGTTCCACTACGTTTATTTCTTTGTGTGCTGTTTTTAATAGACTTCTTTAGCgtcaacattttgttttcccaatccAGATCGTGTGTGATACTCTTTGGAATTGTTTGTTCGAAATTTCACGTTTTTCCGCATGCGCAGATAAGCCAGTTATTCGCTCGTTGTCTTGATCGTTTCCGGTTTTTAAGAGTCTacggttgctttccattatgccaaaccgaccggtcaaagataagtgggactacccaaggaaaatggaacgacattttcctattaaaccgcgccaaccaattaggaatagctcttgccacttcttatcatttccgaattccctaattagggcaaagaaccggtttgtcaaaaatggaacggcgaatttcgatcggaatattccaaccgaaataagtggaccacctccaaaggtgatcccgaatattccggtcggaagaaaccgaaacggacctttccatttgaattccgaccgaaatttccggaatctttggcataatggaaagcaccctaCGTCTCGAGAGTTCGGTAAACTGAAACAATACTTTGTTTAAGTTTTCATGAACTTCAAGCGGAAACTGCACTCGTCATAAAATACTTTTTCATCTCAAAGGATTTTAAGAACAAACTAATGTGAAAGAAAGTGATATCAGTCCAAGGATATTACgcgaaagaaaaggaaaatgacGGTTGTTTTTTAGCTCCACCAGAACCAAATTTCGCAGCAAAGTGCTAATTACAGCCCAGCCTTCTCAAAGCCGAGTGTGGATGTGGAGCCACGCCTGCAGAAGACAAGTTAAGGCCGCTAAAAGTGATGACCGCGCGGCCCAAACGCCATAATGATTCAAGCCTTTGCACGAAACGATTCACTTTGGAGTCAAAATGATGGGACTCTTTTTCTTAGGTATCAATATATTTTAGCGTTTTCAGATGTGATGATATGCAAATAAGTGGAATCTGAAAGGGGATTTCAAGAAAGTTGtagaaaaatgagcaaaattttgattttctcgTTAACATTTGGGCATTGACGCTGTTCTTAAGGGTCAATTTGGGGACCTAGGGGTGAGTTAAAAGATTTTAGGCAGGTGCCATCCAATTTCTTGCCATGTAACGATCCGCTTAAGCGAAAAGTCCATCCGATTACCAAGAGTGGAATTTCACTTGGAATTTGAATTGAGCTGAAAAGTAAACCTCAAAGTCAAGCGGTCTGTGCTTTGGAATACGGACTGCTacatcaaccaatcacagcgcacGTAGTATAGAGATATAACAATATGATTTATTAATATCTTTCACTGCTTGTTACGTTTGAAGTGGTGACACAATGCTGCGACTTACTGGGCTCaaattggttgaaatattcttttgaattttgcctaTGGCAGTGAGGTTAAAAAGGCTCATTACgattaaaatgaaagaatattaaatttgatggCCATTGTTATATATTCATCATAAATTAGTCGTCAAGCCCCTAATTTCTTATATCGCGCCATTCCATCGGAGAGCCTCAGCTTACAGGCAACTTATAGATAGTCAGCATTACAGTTTTACACTTTGTGGACCATCCTAAGGCGAAATTGCACTACTTGTCTTTCCCTAGTTTGGGCTTCAACACATGCTTACAACGATTCCTTACTCAGATGCTGCGGGAATTAACAATGCTGAATGGGACGCAGTATGTTTTGTTGAATTCTGTTTAAAGTTTGCTGTGATATTGCCAAACTTTGGGCTTAACAATGTTTCGTATTGGAGCTGTGAACTTCAGACACTAAATTGGCTGATGGGACCCAGTGTTGCATAGCGGGTATGATCAAGGAGAGATTTGAGGTGGCTTTGTCGTCAAGGTCTGGAATAAGAGAAAACTTGTGAACGAGGCAAGGTTCAAAAGCAATGAAGCTTTAAAAGAGTCAGCACGCAGTTCGCACAGCGGTGGCTAGCTTAGGTTCCACCAACAAGAGGCGCAAGAGAAAGTTTAGTGGAAACGATCAAACCCAACGCTAAAAACGATAACGGCGTCACAGGTCAGAATTTTAAGGCCTTATCATCACTTCTGCTTGGGAAGTGTTCGTAACTTCGATGTTCTCGCGTCCTTTGAGCTTCACACCGCAGTTCAGATGTATGAGTTTCATCATTAAATTCTGCGCCAGTAAGGGCATTTAGGCATTGATTTACAAAGTTTCGAAATTTGGAAAGGTGAAAAAGCTTGGGCATCTGTGACGTTGCAGGTAGATCTACCGCGTCTCAATTCTTAGAAAACTGGCTATATGACAAGACCACGATGGAGATGATCAGCGGGCATTGCCAAACTGGATAGACTCTCCCCGAGGCAATTTTTCAACAAGTTTGCAGAGGTAGTAACAAGCCTGTGAAACTACCACGAAAGTAGAACTTTTATACTCTTCTGTACCTTCATAGATAACTCTTGGACAAGCGCTGAGGAAGAGGACTCTTTTTGGGTGGCGCAGGGGCAGATGTGTTTCTTGCCGGTATTAATAGAAAAACATGTCTAGCGATTCTAAAATGAGCGGCTTCTCTGACACGAAAATCCGCCATGCTTAAGACTCAAAGAAGCAGGGATTCAAATGCAGTTTTTGAGGGCAAAATAGCCCAACTTTGAGCGCTCATGAAATGAGAAAGTTTAAGCCCTACAATCTGAAACTTCGAAATCCCGCATTTGAAAGGGTAAATTGTATAACTGCTTACCAAAAATTTAGCATTCTAAAGGCACTTTAATGTGTTGTGAGTTAGTTCAGTTCATTTGTGGTCTGCTCGAGTGGGGGATCACGAACCCTTaatccttatcaactcgttcgatgtacgataatttcttgttttccttcCCTACCCGGCCGACGCAGCTCCACAGTCTCTTTAGAAATTGAACCGTTAATCTTCCTGAGACTTTGATAAAGCGATTATTGCTGTTGACGATTCATAGCTTTCAGTGCTGGTTGCAAGAATTATTCCGTTAATATTTTGAGCTAAAAGAATTTGCGAGGAAACTTTGTATATACAGACTGCTTCTTGAAGATGACCATCTTGTTCCTTTATGAGCTCGAAGGTTCATGCCTGGTTCACAGATGATTACGCCAATTGTATTTTGCTGCTCTTGGTATGGAAATGCACACAAGGCAAGAAAGATGAATTCCGAGAAGACAGACTATAAGTGATAATGAAGGTAGACTACAGTCAACGATGCGACCAGTTGGACATTCAGACATTGGGCCCTATTAAATCCTATCAACTGTAGAACATTTGAACCAGGAGCCGCCCACAATGTGAGCGCGTGATAGTacatattatcattattatcatcatgattcttttaattttcagcTCAGAGCCATGACGTGCTGTTTAAGACAGAATCTTCAGTGACTACACTGTCCTTGCACCTCTTAAAGAAGATAGGTTTCCTTGCTCATTCTTACACACCTTTTCAGCTGGATATGCTGCCGGATATTACTCATATAAATGGGCTGAAGTAAGCAAATATTCAGTAATCAGATTTCCTTCTTTCTCGTTTGGCCATCATGCTCGTCCATCCGAAATCATTACACCAAAATTAAGACATTAATTCATCCCAATCTCAAATTTCCTATTGCTTTATGTGATGACTGTTATAACGTTTGTTGGGAGACTGATGCACGTGATGCGCACGAGAGCAAAATTCGAAACACAGATGATGTGTCTCTCGTTTGGCCATCATGATCGTCCATCCGTAATAATTACACCGTAAGTAAGTAACTAATTGAGACCATATGTGACGATTGTTATAACGTTTGCTGTGTGACTGATGCACATGCGCACGAAAGCCAAATTCGAAATGTGAATCAATGTATCACATGGCAACGGAAGGTTTGAAGTTTATCAGAAGGAATTGATTCGTTTGCCTAGAGGAGAAGACTAGAGGAttgtgcgttttttttttagggtaGACGTCTCAGGTTTTTATAGATATCTGCGTGATTCTCTATTATTTACTAGTTTCCAAGGTTCTCTGCAACTAATTTAAAAATCCTAACCGCTTCACAGCGTCTACTGATTCTTTTTCAGCTAATGTCAGCTGATACATTAAGTGCATTCGAGGGAGTCGAGCTTGGCAACGGAAGGGCTTTGCGTGAAGTGGGAAGAGGGTATGTAAGTTTTTTAAGGCTGCTTGCTAGATACGAAGGGTCGGTTATCTGTATATGTTGTCTGTATTATAGACGAGCCTTGTTTTACGTCTTTGATCGGTTTAACGATACCGTGCTGGCCAGCAGCGGGGCCCGTCaccctcataattttttttttaaagattttcgTGGGCGTCCTCCATCCTCAAATGCATTGTTTAAAAGTTACGGTTTTGCATGAATCAAAACCTCACGCATCCATCATGGTGATTTGGAGGAAAAGAGAGCTCTTTGTTTTGAAATGAAACTCTTATTGCCTCCAACTGAACTGAGGATGAAAACTTTCTTGGAGTAAATGCACACGAGCATTTCTGAAAAGCAGGATGAAGGATTGATGGCACATTGAGACAAAAAGGACTTCTGGTCGAGGAGAATTTCGGTAGCAATATTGCGAGTAAAACAAGGATAAATGGTACGAATAGAAACACTGACTGTTGACATCACGGTTAAGCTGAAGTCTTCTATTCAGTCTCCTTAGCCATGCAGCGTGAAAATTGTTTTGGACtaaatattcaaaataattCCCTACCCGATTAACCTATAATAGACCTTGGCGTTAATTCCCGGCTACATTATTCAAGTTTTCCCGCAGACTTCCTTTTACAGTTCTACCTGAGAGTCGGCGTGGCGCTAATGGGACAAAATCACCCTGAGGTGGTGCGGATTAAATTACTGATTACATGCAGGATTAAATCTGAGCTCATTTATTTCAGTCTCCCTACACCACACAGCATTAAGACGGTTTTGGATCACTTCCTCAAAAAATTGCTTTGTTCAATTTATTGTGCAAAAGTTTAAAATGTTTCCCTTTAATTCACCAGTTAACTTGTTTATTTCCAGCTGCCCTATTCTTGCGCCTCAACAAGCTTCCATTTGAGGCTGGAATCGGCTCCCACCAAGCTCTCACCCATAGTAGGGGGATCTACTAAATTGGCAGATCTCAAACTTCCAGGTGCGATCCCTGTTGAGTTAAAACAAATAGAGAAGATTTTAGAAACTTAATCTGTGATGTGCTCGGAATTATGCGCACAGAACGCAACCAATAAGATGCAAGTAGGCTTTGACAAACCAGTCTCGTTTCCAGGGCAAAAGGGAGACAATGAGAACGAGGTTGTGTAAAATACATTTATTCTTATGCATCCAGGAAACGTTCGTCCTAGAAGCTTCGCCCAGCTGGAGCTACAGGGTGATGCTACTGCTGACCAACACTTACTGTTTGCTATCGTGATGTTGACTGTAGGCTCCCACCAAGTAGTATCCATATGGAACCACATATCTCAATGATTGATGCCATGTGTTCATTTTGAATGTATGCCGGCAACTGTGAGCAATATAGCCGTGCTTATGGCAACATCGGAATCCAAACCTGAAATGAAAACGGTTTAGTTACTCTCAGTACCCTGTGGAACAATAGACAAGTTTTCAGTTAAGTGCTGCAAATGGCTCCAAAAATGCTGTGGAGAAAATGTCGCAATTAAGTTGATTTCCaattttttctcaatttttaaCCATGGTGTAACTATTTTCACTGATGAAATGGAATAAAAGTGACGAATAAAATTATTATGgccactattattattattatagatgtCATTATTGGCAGAATATGCTTTAGTAAAGTTTCACTAGGGCCAAGATTAAACCACGGTCCTTTGTCACTCAGGTAGCGTGCAGTGCAAACGTCCTATTGCAGAAAGCAACTCACCTTTGCGTAGCTGGAATATATCGAGTGGTCATGTTGGATGGATGTTACGTTGGAATGCCACCCAGTTGGTGGAAAAATCATTCCTCTCCCTAGTCTTTTGCGTCAGAAATCAAGATGACGGCTTAAGATTGCGCGAAGAACATACTGAGCGTGTGACTACTAAAATACGCTTGCATTGCAGTCCAGCACACTTAAACTTCCTGAACTAACAGAAACTTCCTCAGATGATGTGCGGTTCCCTTTGGCATGTTCCTGTGTGTTATCATCGATATGGTCATCATAAGTGTAACATCTGGAGACAAGTATGTAATAAGACACACTGACCACAGCCATCGTAGCATGCAGGTTCATTAAATTTAATATATCACCTGCGATCTTTTGCTCCGAAACTGTAGGTACTTGCCACTCCAGTGATGAAGCCATTATGTGGACATCTGAAGGTCAGCGGTCTGTCAAAGTCGTTGACATAGTATGGAGTTGAACAGTGGGAGAGTTGATAATAAAACGGACCGTACTTGCAGTCAAAGTGATGAATGCGATCTCCCCAGCAGTCTCTGTACTTGCTTTGCCATACATATATGGAATAACCTTAGGGGCGGTGAAAAAAGGGACAGCTCATTTAGCAAAAGACCTCTGACAATTCAGGTCACATTCTCatgtgaattttctttccatCATTTAAGCCTTTTTTTCATTGCGACAAGCGTAAGCATAAGTGACACGCATAGACACAAGCAAAATGGAGAGAATTTCCTTCACAGTTCAAACTTCAAATCAAGTGAATTATTTTGTTGTGCGATGATACAAAACTACTTGTttcttaaaattattattattatcctcaGATTCTTTGATGCTTTCCTAGATAAACTCCGTGTAAGATAGAGATTTTACGAAGACGAACGCGTGTTAATTTTTTAAAGAAGATTTCCTGGCAAAGACAATTTTGATATTCCTTTAATGGGACATCAATCTGTCCCTCATTCAGTTAAGGAGTCTACAATTTTGTCCGTGTGTACGTTCACAGTATTTTATTCTGGAGACAAGACAAGTGAAAACGAAATTTTAACTTTCTTGAAAGTCAAATCATCAGTTCATTCGATGTGTGTGTTGTACTAACAGGTGAAGGTAGGCGTAGATGTAACATAAAATGTAGGTTAAACGAAGGAACTGACTGAATGATTTCTTACTGTTTCTGCATTCGACATTGAAATCTTGTCGCCAGTTGTTGTTCCATCTGGGGTAAGAAGGACGAGACCTTCTGCACCAATATCGGCGTCGGGTTCTCGGCGGCCAGATCGCGTCAGATCCTGCGAAGAGTAATATCTCAAGTGCAACTACCAACAGCAAAAGTCGAGCAAGTTTACTTCCCTTCATAGTCATCTggaaagtgaaaaagaaaacaaacaaaggaattGAAAAGTTTCATCTTCTCGTAGGGCTATCTATTAGACCGTGGAAGAAATGGATGTTTTCCCTCAAGGTCATGTCACACAAATTCAGCGGAGATCGAAGTGACCGATTGCATATCCAGCGCTTCAATAGCTATCACAGTTGTTTCAAATCGACAGTTTGTCCTACAAACAACTTGAGAAATGGCTGTACAAACCTTAAAGATTGGTTGGTCTGGTAGAGGCAACAAACGTTAGTTGTGATCTCCAAATGTTTTGATTTCGCTGGCACCTCACAAACGTATGTGACAGAAGTTGCTAAAAGCTAGACCCTTATGCTCTATGATGGGATCTGGCAAGCGGAATAGAATCTCTTTTTTGGTGTAACATGTCCAAAACGCGTTTTCTGAGGCTGAATGAATAATTGAGTCTCGCTAAGGAAGTGTCCTATACTGCATTAGGATTTATTGACCCATTGCTGATGCGCGGTTAGCAGTTTGATTGACACAATGTTAAACTCTTAACTTTCCAAGACACGACTATAGTAACACTgaattgttttgaaaagtatCTTTACTTCAAAACATAATAGTTCTGAAAAATTGTGCGAAAATTGCTTTTACACCCTCTCCTCTTAAAAGAAAAACGCTTTtgcgtttcttttgttttcagatAACGAACGGGGCAAGCTTCTTAGTGTCTGTATTTCGATCGTAGGGCAAAATCTCTGCCTTGTTTTGTGCCTGTTTTTGCTGCATAAGCCTTTTAAGACTTCACGCCAAGATGGTGGTCTAGTTTGAGAGAATATCATTGCTGGACCGCGCCATCATAAGGAGTTCATGAAAATTGCTGACATCCTCTTAAATACgcaaatttttgttgttcttgtcgCCAACTTTGTCGGGTTTGCTTCAGCTCCCTGATTAACCATAAATTAAGACGCCAACCAGAATGCTCAAATCTCGACCAACCTAACAGTAGCGTGCAATACTTCCAAACTAGTTAAACACTCAAGTGAGATGCATACTCATTATGCAAGAGTCCGCACTACTGGTGATAACTACCACATTATATTGTTCAACACACAAACGATGTATTTTCTGCTCTAGACGATGAGCACAAATATGGAACTGTATTCCTTGAGAACCACGGCAAAAAAATCATAAGATCAGTAGCTTGAACAGAAACTGAATACAAGAACATTGAAATGAAATCTTAATTGATGAAGATGTTATGTCGGCATCACTTActgtaattatttttcttcttattataCTTCATAGACAGTGTAAGTAAGGGGACCGCATTAGTAAGAATGGTGAGTGTTTTGTGAATAGTTGTGCTATGTGAGTTATTATGATAATAGTACGTTATCTATGCTATGTTAGTTTTTTAAAAGTGATGTAAGTAAGTGAATATCGGCACCTCTCCTCTTATTTGGAGATCTTAAAAAAGCTAAAAGTAATGAATTTAAATTATAAGGAACCTTTGATCTTGTAAATGTGTTCCATAACGTTcgtcttgttttattttaaattatctCACCAATTATATCTTGTTTTGCTAAGTTTAGTTATATTCACTACCCGTCTAGACTAAACTATGATGTGTGCGGATTAGTGTAATTTTGCAcatttgttttaatattttagcaGCTGAATAAACTTGATCGATAACACCCGAACACGTAAATCGGGTGGTCATGGCTCTAACACCCAATTAGGAGGTCTTACAATTGTTCCCAAGTCTCCAGAAAACACCATGCAGAATTACACCTTTTTTGTTTCAGTGTACTGTGTGTGCACTGATCTAAAAGGGTTCAATTCATTCACTGTATTTTAGTCACGCGGTCGTTGGAAGAGAGATTATAATTTTTGTAtgtttgctttgactaacttaCAGGACAGGCTATTTAAACAAAACGGACTGAGAGTTTTGCCTTAGCTCAACAGTGCTTTAAACAAACCGCTTTTGAAGTCGTTTttactttttgttattttcaagtACAAACAAATTTGTTCCAATTTTGAGACAAATAAGAGCAGACGAAGAGCCTAAGGTTACAAGATCGGAATTAATTTAAGAAATGCGTGTTTGGTTGATCTAAACATACACTAAAATTGCAAGAAAATACAGAGAGAGAACAAACATGATTAAACGGAAGTTGAAGAGAGAAATATCCTTTCCTGGTGGTTGgtgacagttcatcaaaatgaaaactCATTTCCATGCATAAGGCAGTAAATGTTGACAGATAATATGTAAAAGCTGGAACTAAAGAAATAACGAGAGTCAAGGAtttttttgaatattttctaCGAATTAAGAGAGTGAAATTGATGGGGCTGCGTAGAAACCTTAAGTCGGCCAGAAATCGAGAATTTGGCGAATATTTTCTACAATTTGTCGAAGGAACCCTGGTAAATCATCGCTTATGCCTTTAGAGGTTTTGGGGCTGAGTGgagatttttctcttttaatctTAAACGGGCATGTACAATCACGTTCAATTCAATTGTCTTTCTTTCCTGCCGGTGTTATTTCCTAATGCACTTGTAATGGCGAGGAATCGCGTTTATTAGAACACAATGTGCTTTCATCCGTCAAAAGAACTCGTTTTTCCGACTTAATTGCCTTGACCACGAAAGTCGTTACTGTATTTTGCAAAAActagaatttcaagaaaaccCAATTTGCAGTTAGGAGGCTAGACCCGGGAAATTTCATCTCCATGTTGAGTAATGCGTGACTACAATTTTAAACACCATTAGGAGAGATATGTTTAACCGCTTGATAGTATGAAAACAGTGTTTCAGTGGATTGTGTTCAAGTTGATGTTCTCTGGTTTGTAGTTGTTGTCATATTTAGTATGAGCAGTAGTTCAGTGTTCGCCAATAAAGcaccaaacaaacaaagtaaaacATTAAGATAAGGCATTACAAATGAAATGATCATGCTATTACATTTGACAAGGGTGGATGATACCTTGTGTCTTAAAGCTTAATCATTTTTGCTTCTGGTTCAAAATAAATAGTAGTTGTGTAAATGTTGGCTAAAAGTGAAATCTACTTTCTAGctttgtaaatttatactgaaaaatcaaagcaaaactgtattaatgaaaacattaaTCATTCTCTCTTATCAAATGAGATAAACGGAAACGAGTTTTGCTTGTCAAAACCCAGTCTGCCACCATCATTTAGATGCTCCCAACTTGTATTCGAGACACGTTATTTTCAATGTCCGCATGCAGCgaaaagaattaaaataaaaaaagccaATAAGCACTGAATTAACTAGAGAAATAGTTCGTGTATAAATGAAcaataaatatcaaacatctCTTAATTTAATCAATTATTTATATTAGCCTGAGCTTTGGACTTATACaaaaacatggaccccaggttTATGAACCACCCCCGTGGaccaggtccatggaccacctctGTGGACCCCCTCATTTTAATTAAGAGACAACTCACACAAAATGGCCGAAAGTGATTCTGGTGCGTGAGCGAATGTTTAAGTTCCCAAAGTTTTGGATTTGCGGGCCGTCGCGTTATCGATTGAAAAGTATGTGGCGCCGATTTGCTTGATTCCTCAGATAGGTAAGAATTGGTAAAGACTTTTGCGAATCGAGTCATTTTTCATCCAAATcgcaaaaaggaccaaaagcTTATCAAATTCAAAATCTAACTATAGAACAAACTTGCACGAGCAATGGgaagggttttgcaaatcccttactctttcatcatttgacCGAAATTGaattaaagaaaacatgaaaggTTTTGATGATCGCTTCCTTTTTTTAAGGAGCAAGCACTAAAACAATTTATACACCGACAGGAGGATAGTCTAGCTGCTTTGAgtgttataattaacaattagactacgagcccgagttttctacgagcagatagtcaacgaggcgaagccgagttgactatcgctcgtagaatacgagggcgagtagtctaattgttttagtataaatttactcgtagtctcattgcatagaaatgtaaagtaatgtttaaatggttaaaagtgttatattgtgtttacatcggcaattcaaattcaaggcttcaaacactgcgtgcgatgtgcactgaagcttcgtgataaacaatttaaaattcgtgatacacaatttaaaatttaaagcttcgtgattggtcagaataaataggagaacgattttcattggctattcacaactgtagactatcagcagatagtctacgagtaatatagccaatcagattcacggattcacgatagactacgagtaaatttatactaataataataataataataataataataataatagtaatataatttatatagCGCTTTATACAAATGTTCTAAAGCGCTTCACAATGAAAATAGAATAATAAAACTTACATTCACCTAAGAACTAAAGTAAGGTTTAAAAAGCTACATTTTTAAAGCTGACTTAAAAGCGCTGACATTGGCACTACACCCAATTTCTAATATAGTTAGGAAGGCAGTTCCATAACTTCGGGGCACATACAGAAAATGCTCGGTCTCCATAAATTTTAAGATTCGATTGAGGAACTTGAAGCTGAAATTTAGATGAAGACCTTAATGTTCTATTTGGGGTGTATAAGTGCAGAAGATTACCAATGCAACAAGGAGCTAAGTTATTAAGAGCTTTAAAAGTTATTAAAAGTAACTTAAAAGTAATACTATGTTCAACGGGTAGACAATGAAGCTCCCTGAGTAGTGGCGTGATATAGTCATGCTTGCAGCCACCCATTATGTGTTATGTAAAAAAGTTGTTA
This region includes:
- the LOC136918932 gene encoding dermatopontin-like, with the translated sequence MTMKGSKLARLLLLVVALEILLFAGSDAIWPPRTRRRYWCRRSRPSYPRWNNNWRQDFNVECRNSYSIYVWQSKYRDCWGDRIHHFDCKYGPFYYQLSHCSTPYYVNDFDRPLTFRCPHNGFITGVASTYSFGAKDRRFGFRCCHKHGYIAHSCRHTFKMNTWHQSLRYVVPYGYYLVGAYSQHHDSKQDRTWKFEICQFSRSPYYG